In Grus americana isolate bGruAme1 chromosome 19, bGruAme1.mat, whole genome shotgun sequence, the following are encoded in one genomic region:
- the EVI2A gene encoding protein EVI2A — protein MKTKTHSIPRFAFPVVIIFSLCWQTSANHTDYPRVISETQNPMSQNLSGSQNTTEANTNSPPSIDFSSKTTTFETQTTTLQSSSSTMAQNSTSSPARSAVSATEGPRNSSKPKSTMTKETCEDSKSLILICFIIIAVLVLICTFLFLSTVVIANKMSYLKKTKQGKRRPRSNGDVLATNSLWPTAAGTWQRMPKETTGTDLIMQDLISERDAALQRKTKDETTEKLMKETDNEQENQEPSKSHKPILTNFVVEI, from the coding sequence ATGAAGACAAAGACACATAGTATACCACGCTTCGCCTTCCCTGTCGTGATAATCTTTTCTTTGTGTTGGCAAACAAGTGCAAACCATACCGATTATCCTAGGGTTATAAGTGAAACCCAGAACCCTATGAGTCAAAACCTAAGCGGCAGCCAGAACACAACAGAAGCCAATACAAATTCTCCTCCGAGCATCgatttcagcagcaaaacaacAACTTTTGAAACACAGACAACTACCCTGCAATCCTCATCTTCAACAATGGCCCAAAATTCAACATCTTCCCCTGCCAGAAGTGCTGTTTCGGCCACAGAAGGACCTAGGAATAGCAGCAAACCCAAGAGTACAATGACAAAAGAAACATGTGAAGACAGTAAGTCTCTTATACTGATTTGCTTCATTATAATAGCAGTACTCGTGCTTATCTGCACCTTCTTATTTCTGTCGACAGTCGTAATAGCAAACAAAATGTCATATCTCAAAAAAACTAAGCAAGGAAAACGTAGGCCCAGGAGCAATGGTGACGTTCTGGCGACTAACAGTTTATGGCCAACTGCAGCAGGAACATGGCAGAGGATGCCTAAGGAGACAACGGGAACTGACTTGATAATGCAGGACTTAATATCAGAGAGAGATGCTGCCCtccaaaggaaaaccaaagatGAAACTACCGAGAAActcatgaaagaaacagataatGAACAGGAAAATCAAGAACCATCAAAGTCACACAAACCCATTTTAACCAATTTTGTAGTTGAGATTTAA